A part of Variovorax sp. HW608 genomic DNA contains:
- a CDS encoding FliC/FljB family flagellin, with product MASVINTNSLSLLTQNNLSKSQSSLNTAIQRLSSGLRINSAKDDAAGQAIANRFTANINGLTQAQRNANDGISLAQTTEGALTEVNNNLQRVRELTVQAANGSNSASDLKSIQDEITQRLAEIDRTSAQTDFNGVKVLSASAKPLTVQVGANDGETISINLQEIDSKTLGMQGFNVSGPVATASLAFNGTTASAAGDAPTAAQLQAAYGSTTAVTTTTVAEKTTDTLSTALGLAAGGATLTGNAVTDKNGNMFAEVKITPASAGEAASLVNQGFTGATSGTSMYRYVALDPASADTTTTAGTAAFTVDTSKITASSLQTGTTASPLAAIDAALKKVDDLRSSLGAVQNRFDSVISNLGTSITNLSSSRSRIQDADYATEVSNMTRAQILQQAGTSVLAQANQTTQGVLKLLQ from the coding sequence ATGGCGTCAGTCATCAACACCAACAGCCTCTCCCTGCTCACGCAGAACAACCTGAGCAAGTCGCAATCGTCCCTGAACACGGCGATCCAGCGCCTGTCGTCCGGTCTGCGCATCAACAGCGCCAAGGACGACGCCGCCGGCCAGGCCATTGCCAACCGCTTCACGGCGAACATCAACGGCCTGACGCAAGCCCAGCGCAATGCCAACGACGGCATCTCGCTCGCGCAGACGACGGAAGGCGCGCTGACCGAGGTCAACAACAATCTGCAGCGCGTGCGCGAACTGACGGTGCAGGCTGCCAACGGCTCCAACTCGGCTTCCGACCTGAAGTCGATCCAGGACGAAATCACGCAGCGTCTGGCCGAAATCGACCGTACCTCGGCCCAGACCGACTTCAACGGCGTGAAGGTTCTCTCGGCTTCCGCCAAGCCGCTGACCGTGCAGGTCGGCGCCAATGACGGCGAGACCATCAGCATCAACCTGCAGGAAATCGACTCGAAGACGCTCGGCATGCAGGGCTTCAACGTGTCCGGCCCGGTCGCTACCGCGTCGCTCGCGTTCAACGGCACGACCGCCTCCGCTGCCGGCGATGCGCCGACTGCGGCCCAACTGCAGGCCGCCTACGGCAGCACCACGGCCGTCACGACCACGACCGTTGCCGAAAAGACGACCGACACCCTGTCGACGGCCCTCGGCCTGGCCGCCGGTGGCGCTACCCTCACGGGCAATGCCGTGACCGACAAGAACGGCAACATGTTCGCCGAGGTCAAGATCACGCCCGCATCGGCTGGCGAAGCGGCTTCCCTGGTGAATCAGGGCTTCACCGGTGCCACCAGCGGCACCTCGATGTACCGCTACGTCGCGCTCGATCCGGCATCGGCCGACACGACGACCACGGCGGGCACCGCGGCCTTCACGGTCGATACGTCCAAGATCACGGCCAGCAGCCTGCAAACCGGCACCACCGCCAGCCCGCTGGCCGCCATCGACGCTGCGCTGAAGAAGGTCGACGATCTGCGCAGCTCGCTGGGTGCGGTGCAGAACCGTTTCGATTCGGTGATCTCGAACCTCGGTACCTCGATCACCAACCTGTCTTCGTCGCGCTCGCGGATCCAGGACGCTGACTACGCGACCGAAGTGTCGAACATGACCCGCGCCCAGATCCTGCAGCAAGCGGGTACCTCGGTGCTGGCGCAGGCCAACCAGACGACGCAGGGCGTGCTCAAGCTGCTGCAGTAA
- the fliE gene encoding flagellar hook-basal body complex protein FliE, which yields MSISAIESVLQQMRATAVQAGFAPTSAAPRTAVESGGFAAELRRSLDNISGAQNRAYGQAEAFELGKPGVALNDVMVDLQKANVAFQTGLQVRNRLVAAYQEVMAMQA from the coding sequence ATGTCGATCTCCGCCATCGAATCCGTCCTGCAGCAGATGCGGGCCACCGCCGTGCAGGCGGGCTTCGCACCCACGTCCGCCGCGCCCCGCACCGCCGTTGAATCGGGCGGCTTCGCAGCCGAGCTCAGGCGCTCGCTGGACAACATCAGCGGCGCGCAGAACCGCGCCTACGGCCAGGCCGAGGCCTTCGAACTCGGCAAGCCGGGTGTCGCGCTCAACGACGTGATGGTCGATCTGCAGAAGGCGAACGTCGCGTTCCAGACCGGCCTGCAGGTGCGCAACCGGCTGGTCGCCGCCTATCAGGAAGTGATGGCCATGCAAGCCTGA